A region from the Papaver somniferum cultivar HN1 unplaced genomic scaffold, ASM357369v1 unplaced-scaffold_125, whole genome shotgun sequence genome encodes:
- the LOC113331549 gene encoding putative pentatricopeptide repeat-containing protein At5g40405, with amino-acid sequence MIRAYSRSPFPRRSFHYYNQILQSQTLSPDNYTFNFMVRSCTQISESPEIGFSIHSAIVKYGFELDPHVQSGLIHMYSEFGILGSCLSIYSTLFEPDLVSQTAMVSACAKSVEVDIARELFDKMPVRDSIAWTAMISGYAQSGKSREALRLFRIMLSEDVKVNEGTLVSVLSACSHLGALDQGRWIHVYMERNNVRMSVTLGTALVDMYSKCGNMCKAVEVFEKMREKNVYTWSSFMNGLAINGFGIECIEMFDLMKKEGVQPNDVTFVSVLRGCSVAGLVEEGIKHFDSMSNFYGLEPRQEHYGCVVDLYGRAGYLEDAINFIQGMPIKPHAAAWGALLNACNIHGNSKLSELASRKLVECKNDGAYVNLSNIYAESSEWVKVSNVRKLMKNAGVKKIPGCSVIEVNGEDHEFLVGHETHPRYGEIKVMMGEIARRLRLPGYVANPNPVSFDMEE; translated from the coding sequence ATGATTAGAGCTTATTCTAGAAGCCCTTTTCCTCGACGTAGTTTTCATTACTATAATcaaattcttcaatctcaaactcTTTCACCTGATAATTACACATTTAATTTCATGGTTAGAAGTTGTACCCAGATTTCTGAATCACCTGAGATTGGGTTTTCCATTCATAGTGCTATAGTCAAATATGGGTTTGAGTTAGACCCACATGTTCAAAGTGGATTAATTCATATGTATTCCGAATTTGGGATTCTGGGTTCTTGTTTAAGTATCTATTCAACGTTATTTGAACCGGATTTGGTTTCTCAAACTGCAATGGTGAGTGCTTGTGCAAAATCTGTTGAAGTGGATATTGCTCGAGaactgtttgataaaatgccCGTGAGGGATTCCATTGCTTGGACTGCAATGATTTCAGGGTACGCTCAATCGGGAAAGTCAAGAGAGGCGTTACGTTTGTTTCGTATAATGCTATCTGAAGATGTGAAAGTTAATGAAGGTACATTGGTGTCTGTTTTATCGGCTTGTTCTCACTTAGGAGCATTGGATCAAGGGAGATGGATTCATGTGTATATGGAAAGAAACAATGTCCGTATGTCAGTAACACTAGGGACTGCTCTAGTGGATATGTATTCAAAGTGCGGGAATATGTGTAAAGCAGTGGAAGTCTTTGAGAAGATGAGGGAGAAAAATGTGTATACTTGGAGTAGTTTCATGAATGGATTAGCCATAAATGGATTTGGAATTGAATGTATTGAAATGTTTGATCTCATGAAAAAAGAAGGGGTTCAACCTAATGATGTCACATTTGTATCGGTTTTACGTGGGTGTAGTGTAgctggtttagttgaagaaggTATCAAGCATTTTGATTCGATGTCTAACTTTTATGGACTTGAGCCTCGGCAGGAGCATTATGGTTGTGTGGTTGATTTATATGGAAGAGCTGGATATTTAGAAGATGCCATAAATTTCATTCAGGGTATGCCGATAAAACCTCATGCGGCTGCTTGGGGTGCTCTGCTAAATGCCTGTAATATCCATGGGAACTCGAAGTTGAGTGAGTTAGCATCGAGAAAACTAGTTGAGTGTAAAAACGATGGTGCATATGTGAACTTATCAAATATATATGCAGAATCCAGTGAGTGGGTTAAAGTAAGTAATGTGAGGAAGTTAATGAAGAATGCTGGGGTGAAGAAAATTCCTGGTTGTAGTGTTATAGAAGTTAATGGTGAAGATCACGAGTTTTTGGTTGGGCATGAAACACACCCTAGATACGGTGAAATTAAAGTCATGATGGGTGAGATTGCAAGGCGATTAAGATTACCAGGTTATGTTGCTAATCCTAATCCTGTTTCATTTGACATGGAAGAATAG
- the LOC113331633 gene encoding uncharacterized protein LOC113331633 — protein sequence MSEFEFNAPSYLVRPNLEVAFSQKFRSFKYQLRQNYFRIDKGNEQIEAAIQAGLDPNAWKSKEQILAEVPVGVTPSNWTAFAENEFKEGVRESHEKKSENKKKCTMLLHTLGRRTYANKCHLLAEEDGMLTEDREYPWMKGHEKRDGTVHPSAVEKYEQVKAVYEKRKENGTNCSYDFGSDGLVDVFGPDKGKRSLRGFSSIVSAKLLQLTNATLPSSD from the exons ATG AGCGAGTTTGAGTTTAATGCTCCTTCATACTTGGTACGCCCGAACCTCGAAGTAGCCTTTTCACAGAAGTTCAGATCATTCAAATACCAGCTTCGACAGAATTATTTCAGGATAGACAAAGGTAACGAACAAATTGAAGCAGCTATTCAAGCTGGTTTGGATCCAAATGCGTGGAAAAGCAAGGAGCAAATTCTAGCAGAGGTACCGGTGGGGGTTACTCCTAGTAATTGGACCGCTTTCGCCGAGAATGAGTTCAAAGAAGGAGTAAGAGAAAGCCATGAAAAGAAGTCAGAGAACAAAAAGAAATGCACAATGCTGCTCCATACTCTTGGGAGGCGTACCTATGCGAACAAATGTCATCTCCTT GCAGAAGAGGATGGGATGCTTACAGAGGATCGTGAATATCCTTGGATGAAGGGTCATGAAAAACGCGATGGGACTGTTCATCCATCAGCAGTTGAAAAAtat GAGCAAGTCAAAGCTGTCTATGAGAAGCGAAAAGAGAATGGAACTAATTGCTCGTATGATTTTGGTTCTGATGGTTTAGTTGATGTCTTTGGCCCAGACAAGGGTAAAAGGTCTTTACGTGGCTTTTCCTCCATCGTTTCTGCGAAGCTCCTACAGTTAACAAATGCAACTCTCCCGTCATCGGACTAA